A genomic segment from Deinococcus sp. YIM 77859 encodes:
- the recN gene encoding DNA repair protein RecN, with product MTRKARAATSSPVPRSAPSPARAGPLLSRLEVRNLATIRDLTLELRPGFSAFTGETGAGKSIIVDALGLLLGGRSNTDLIRSGEESLLVTGFWNEGRSDECSASRRVTAGGRSTARLDGEVVSVRELGEWVSSRLTIHWQHSALSLLTPAYQRTLLDRPLPEEVQAYEAAYRAWTDARARLERLRAQGRERARQLDLLSFQVQEIAAVAPQPGEEEPLSAELTRLSNLETIALGAAGALDLLSDGETSAAGLLADAVKALGVGAKYDETSAQLQRDLREALSSVQAVVGELRSLAEDSAPDPEELARVEARLSALGKLRAKYGPTLEDVLAFQAKAEQELAELTRDEQDAGTLEAEVDRLFAEVQRAGKALDAARARQASPLAASLVNVIRELGMPHARLEFRLSPLGQPGPTGLSDVTLHFTANPGESLGPLADIASGGELSRVMLAISTVLGAETPAVVFDEVDAGIGGAAALAVAEQLSQLARERQVLVVTHLAQIAARADHHYKVEKQVEGGRTISRVRLLNPEERLEEIARMLGGKASEAALSHAQELLAGRG from the coding sequence GTGACCCGCAAGGCCCGCGCTGCCACCAGCTCACCCGTGCCCCGCTCCGCCCCGAGTCCTGCTCGGGCGGGTCCACTCCTGTCCAGGCTCGAAGTCCGCAACCTGGCCACCATCCGTGACCTCACCCTGGAGTTGCGCCCCGGGTTTTCGGCCTTTACCGGAGAGACGGGCGCGGGCAAAAGCATCATTGTGGACGCGCTGGGGCTGCTGCTGGGCGGGCGGTCCAACACGGACCTGATTCGCAGCGGCGAGGAGAGCCTGCTGGTGACCGGCTTTTGGAACGAGGGCCGCAGCGACGAGTGCAGTGCCAGCCGCCGAGTCACCGCCGGGGGGCGCAGCACCGCCCGCCTCGACGGCGAGGTTGTCAGCGTGCGTGAGCTGGGGGAATGGGTGTCTTCCCGCCTCACCATCCACTGGCAGCACAGCGCGCTCAGCCTGCTCACGCCGGCCTACCAGCGCACCCTTCTTGACCGTCCGCTGCCGGAAGAAGTCCAGGCCTACGAGGCGGCGTACCGAGCCTGGACGGACGCGCGAGCGCGGCTTGAGCGGCTGCGCGCGCAGGGGCGCGAGCGAGCACGGCAGCTCGACCTGCTCAGCTTTCAGGTGCAGGAGATCGCGGCGGTTGCTCCTCAGCCGGGCGAGGAGGAGCCGCTGAGCGCGGAACTCACCCGGCTCTCGAACCTGGAGACGATCGCCCTGGGGGCAGCGGGGGCGCTGGACCTGCTCTCGGACGGTGAGACGAGCGCGGCGGGCCTGCTGGCCGACGCCGTCAAGGCCCTTGGCGTAGGCGCGAAGTACGACGAGACCAGTGCTCAGCTTCAGCGTGACCTGCGCGAGGCCCTCAGCAGCGTGCAGGCGGTGGTGGGCGAGCTGCGTAGCCTGGCGGAGGACAGCGCTCCTGACCCCGAGGAACTCGCGCGGGTGGAAGCGCGGCTTTCAGCACTGGGCAAGCTGCGGGCCAAGTACGGTCCCACGCTCGAGGACGTGCTGGCCTTCCAGGCAAAAGCAGAGCAGGAACTGGCCGAACTGACGCGCGACGAGCAGGATGCAGGCACGCTAGAAGCGGAGGTGGACCGCCTCTTCGCGGAGGTGCAGCGGGCCGGCAAGGCGCTCGATGCGGCACGGGCCCGCCAGGCATCACCCCTTGCCGCCAGCCTGGTGAACGTGATCCGGGAGCTGGGGATGCCCCATGCTCGGTTGGAGTTCCGGCTCTCCCCCCTCGGGCAGCCGGGGCCTACCGGCCTCAGCGACGTGACGCTGCACTTTACCGCCAATCCCGGTGAGTCGCTCGGACCGCTCGCGGACATCGCCTCGGGCGGCGAGCTGTCGCGCGTCATGCTGGCGATCAGCACGGTTCTGGGTGCCGAGACACCCGCTGTGGTCTTTGACGAGGTGGATGCGGGCATCGGCGGGGCGGCCGCGCTGGCGGTGGCCGAGCAGCTTTCCCAACTGGCACGCGAACGGCAGGTGCTCGTGGTCACGCACCTCGCCCAGATCGCCGCCCGCGCTGACCACCACTACAAGGTGGAAAAACAGGTGGAGGGCGGCCGCACGATCAGCCGCGTTCGCCTGCTGAACCCCGAGGAACGGCTGGAGGAGATCGCCCGGATGCTGGGAGGCAAGGCCTCCGAGGCCGCACTGTCACACGCGCAGGAGTTGCTGGCAGGACGGGGCTAG
- a CDS encoding protease complex subunit PrcB family protein gives MNKILTAALLLSAGLLAGCSLTGPGELTLHEVLLYGGAQERLVWVYGNMGTGTQSSVKLGGTTVDLRAQVPDPLAVPGTLSVNGKAVYRLPTASLPPKLSVTRDTQGRFQIAMNEAGGSVYYTDGRTWTRLNETAGSGVSGTPVRGLRGAGNLTDAEADALSAALLNQGALAVAVLNETAVPDPPLTTEPAPREYRRTALYVLPGVPTVAATSGTAPNNPPAAGGRVTFTELASGNNASVTSPAVQVATTQGALAALYNLAYGRQTSAPPVPPLGGNATAVAIFLGQRATGGYGVRVTGASAQGGVLTLTVNLTAPGPGSITTQALTSPWTIVRVPGTYREVRVVDTQGRPFQLGPNSGQTR, from the coding sequence ATGAACAAGATCCTCACTGCCGCGCTCCTCCTGAGTGCGGGCTTGCTTGCGGGCTGCTCGCTCACCGGCCCCGGAGAGCTCACGCTTCACGAGGTGCTGCTGTACGGCGGGGCCCAGGAACGCCTCGTCTGGGTGTACGGAAATATGGGCACGGGGACCCAAAGCAGCGTGAAGCTGGGCGGGACGACCGTCGACCTGCGCGCACAGGTGCCGGATCCCCTCGCGGTGCCCGGGACGCTCAGCGTGAACGGCAAAGCCGTCTACCGCCTGCCGACGGCGTCCCTGCCCCCGAAGCTCTCGGTGACCCGTGACACGCAGGGCCGCTTTCAGATCGCCATGAACGAGGCGGGCGGCAGCGTGTACTACACCGATGGCCGCACCTGGACCCGACTGAATGAGACGGCCGGCAGCGGCGTGAGCGGCACGCCGGTACGCGGGCTGAGGGGCGCGGGGAACCTCACGGATGCGGAGGCGGACGCCCTGAGTGCAGCGCTGCTGAACCAGGGCGCCCTGGCTGTTGCTGTACTCAACGAGACTGCGGTACCCGACCCACCCCTGACGACCGAGCCCGCACCACGTGAGTACCGCCGCACAGCCCTGTACGTTCTGCCGGGTGTGCCGACGGTCGCGGCCACAAGCGGCACGGCGCCGAACAATCCCCCGGCAGCAGGAGGCCGCGTGACCTTTACAGAACTCGCCAGCGGCAACAATGCCAGCGTGACTTCTCCCGCTGTCCAGGTCGCCACCACCCAGGGGGCCTTGGCCGCCCTCTACAACCTCGCCTACGGACGGCAGACGAGCGCGCCTCCTGTGCCGCCCTTGGGGGGCAACGCGACCGCCGTCGCCATCTTCCTGGGTCAGCGCGCCACCGGCGGGTATGGGGTGCGGGTCACCGGTGCCAGCGCTCAGGGCGGCGTCCTCACCCTGACCGTGAACCTCACGGCGCCAGGGCCGGGAAGCATCACGACCCAAGCCCTCACCAGCCCCTGGACCATCGTTCGCGTGCCGGGCACCTACCGTGAGGTGCGGGTGGTGGACACCCAGGGCCGGCCCTTCCAGCTCGGACCGAA